A genomic segment from Halomonas sp. TA22 encodes:
- the ahpF gene encoding alkyl hydroperoxide reductase subunit F, whose protein sequence is MLDDNLKSQLKAYLERVTQPFEIVASLDDGAKSQELFGLLQDIAALSDKITLRSDGEDARRPSFALNRPGEETGVVFAGIPMGHEFTSLVLALLQVGGHPPKASDEVLEQIKGLEGEFRFETYYSLSCQNCPDVVQALNLIAIFNPGVRHVAIDGALFQGEVEERQIMSVPSIYLNGEPFDQGRMNLEQILAKIDTGAAKRDAEKLNAKEAFDVLVVGGGPAGAASAIYAARKGIRTGIAAERFGGQVLDTMAIENFISVPETEGPKLATALEEHVKQYDVDIMNLQRAVALVPATQTGGEHEVRFESGASLKSRTVILATGARWREMNVPGEQEYRNKGVAYCPHCDGPLFKGKRVAVIGGGNSGVEAAIDLAGLVAHVTLFEFMDELRADAVLQKKLNSLPNVEVITGARTTQVNGDGTRVNGLTYEVRSSGELKSVELEGIFVQIGLVPNTEWLTDSSIELSERGEIVTDAHGMTSVPGIFAAGDVTTVPYKQIVIAVGEGARAALGAFDHLIRH, encoded by the coding sequence ATGTTGGACGACAATTTAAAAAGCCAGCTGAAAGCCTATCTGGAAAGGGTCACTCAACCGTTCGAGATCGTCGCATCCCTCGATGACGGCGCCAAATCTCAAGAACTCTTTGGCCTCCTGCAGGACATCGCCGCGCTGAGCGACAAGATCACCCTGCGTAGCGACGGTGAGGATGCCCGTCGCCCCTCGTTCGCTCTCAATCGCCCTGGCGAAGAGACCGGCGTGGTATTCGCCGGTATTCCCATGGGTCACGAGTTCACCTCACTGGTCCTGGCGCTACTGCAGGTCGGTGGCCATCCGCCCAAGGCCTCCGACGAGGTGCTCGAGCAGATCAAGGGCCTTGAGGGCGAGTTCCGCTTCGAGACCTACTATTCGCTCTCCTGCCAGAACTGCCCCGATGTAGTGCAGGCGCTCAACCTGATAGCGATCTTCAACCCCGGTGTCCGCCACGTCGCCATCGACGGCGCGCTGTTCCAGGGTGAAGTGGAAGAGCGCCAGATCATGTCGGTGCCGAGCATCTACCTCAACGGCGAGCCGTTCGATCAGGGTCGCATGAATCTCGAGCAGATCCTGGCCAAGATCGATACCGGTGCGGCCAAGCGCGACGCCGAGAAGCTCAATGCCAAGGAGGCCTTCGACGTACTGGTGGTGGGCGGTGGCCCTGCCGGGGCCGCCTCGGCCATCTATGCCGCGCGCAAGGGTATTCGTACCGGCATCGCCGCTGAGCGATTCGGCGGTCAAGTGCTCGACACCATGGCGATCGAGAACTTCATTTCCGTGCCGGAAACCGAGGGTCCCAAGCTTGCCACTGCGCTCGAGGAGCACGTCAAGCAGTACGATGTGGATATCATGAACCTGCAGCGGGCGGTGGCGCTGGTGCCTGCCACTCAAACCGGCGGCGAGCATGAAGTGCGTTTCGAGTCCGGCGCCAGCCTCAAGAGCAGGACCGTGATCCTGGCCACCGGTGCCCGCTGGCGCGAGATGAACGTGCCTGGCGAGCAGGAGTACCGCAACAAGGGCGTGGCCTACTGCCCACACTGCGATGGGCCGCTATTCAAGGGCAAGCGCGTCGCGGTCATCGGCGGGGGCAACTCCGGCGTCGAGGCGGCCATCGACCTGGCCGGTCTGGTCGCACATGTCACGCTGTTCGAATTCATGGACGAGCTGCGTGCCGATGCCGTGCTGCAAAAGAAGCTCAACAGCCTGCCCAACGTCGAGGTGATTACCGGAGCGCGGACCACCCAGGTCAACGGCGACGGCACGCGCGTCAACGGCCTCACCTATGAAGTGCGTTCAAGCGGCGAGCTGAAGAGTGTCGAGCTGGAAGGGATCTTCGTGCAGATCGGTCTGGTACCCAATACCGAATGGCTGACCGACTCCTCGATAGAGCTCTCCGAGCGCGGCGAGATCGTCACCGATGCCCACGGCATGACCTCGGTACCCGGCA
- the ahpC gene encoding alkyl hydroperoxide reductase subunit C, translating to MSLINTEVKPFKANAYHNGEFIEVTDADLKGKWSVLIFMPAAFTFNCPTEVEDAADNYAEFQKIGAEVYIVTTDTHFSHKVWHETSAAVGKAQFPLVGDPTHQLTRAFGVHLDDEGLALRGTFVINPEGVIKTLEIHDNAIARDVTETLRKLKAAQYVAAHPNEVCPAKWKEGEETLAPSLDLVGKI from the coding sequence ATGTCACTGATCAATACCGAAGTCAAGCCGTTCAAGGCCAACGCCTATCACAACGGTGAGTTCATCGAAGTCACCGACGCGGACCTGAAAGGCAAGTGGTCCGTGCTTATCTTCATGCCGGCCGCCTTCACCTTCAACTGCCCCACCGAAGTCGAAGACGCTGCTGACAACTACGCCGAGTTCCAGAAGATCGGCGCTGAAGTGTACATCGTCACCACCGATACTCATTTCTCCCACAAGGTGTGGCACGAGACATCCGCCGCGGTTGGCAAGGCCCAATTCCCGCTGGTCGGCGACCCGACCCACCAGCTGACCCGCGCCTTCGGCGTGCATCTGGACGACGAGGGCCTGGCCCTGCGCGGCACCTTCGTCATCAACCCGGAAGGCGTGATCAAGACGCTGGAGATCCACGACAACGCCATCGCGCGTGACGTCACCGAGACCCTGCGCAAGCTCAAGGCTGCCCAGTACGTGGCCGCTCACCCGAACGAAGTGTGTCCGGCCAAGTGGAAGGAAGGCGAAGAGACGCTAGCACCGTCACTGGATCTGGTCGGTAAGATCTAA
- the eutC gene encoding ethanolamine ammonia-lyase subunit EutC: MSSKTPNPERPASVTDNPWRRLREYTDARIGLGRAGGSLPTAAQLEFQLAHAQARDAVHLALDTERMVTKLSEHFDLVLRLHSAAHERSEYLRRPDLGRRLDEASARQLSELNTPPCDVALCVVDGLSSRAIHENALPFLDALLPLIEEEGWLTGPLALVEQGRVAIGDPIGEALNARMGVVLIGERPGLSSPDSLGIYFTWAPCTGRRDSERNCISNVRPRGQSYDAAARLLVYLMREASTLGVSGVALKDNSEAESQLGGGGGIQGNFLLPR; the protein is encoded by the coding sequence ATGAGCAGCAAAACCCCTAATCCCGAGCGGCCCGCCAGCGTGACTGACAACCCCTGGCGCCGGCTGCGCGAGTACACCGATGCGCGCATCGGCCTTGGTCGCGCCGGAGGCAGCCTGCCCACCGCCGCGCAGCTCGAGTTCCAGCTCGCCCACGCCCAGGCACGCGATGCGGTGCACCTGGCGCTCGACACCGAGCGCATGGTGACCAAGCTTTCCGAGCATTTCGACTTGGTACTGCGCCTGCATAGCGCCGCGCATGAGCGCAGTGAATATCTGCGCCGCCCCGATCTCGGCCGCCGTCTCGACGAGGCTTCCGCGCGTCAGCTAAGCGAGCTGAACACGCCGCCCTGCGACGTCGCGCTGTGTGTCGTCGACGGCCTCTCATCGCGAGCTATTCACGAAAATGCGCTGCCGTTTCTCGATGCGCTGCTGCCGCTGATCGAGGAGGAGGGCTGGTTGACGGGACCGCTGGCGCTGGTGGAGCAGGGGCGGGTGGCGATCGGCGACCCCATTGGCGAGGCCTTGAATGCACGCATGGGCGTGGTACTGATCGGTGAACGGCCCGGCTTGAGCTCCCCCGATAGTCTGGGCATCTACTTCACCTGGGCGCCGTGCACGGGACGGCGCGACAGCGAGCGCAACTGCATCTCCAATGTTCGCCCACGTGGCCAGTCGTACGATGCCGCAGCCAGGCTACTCGTTTATTTGATGCGCGAAGCCTCGACGCTCGGGGTGTCTGGCGTCGCGCTCAAGGACAATAGTGAAGCCGAATCGCAACTCGGTGGCGGCGGTGGCATCCAAGGGAATTTTCTATTGCCTCGATAG
- a CDS encoding ethanolamine ammonia-lyase subunit EutB — translation MSAYYIDIAGRRYHFDSLGALMAAASPRRSGDELAGIGARSAEERVAAQLRLADLPLSLFLEEPLIPYEEDEITRLILDRHDKAAFAPVAGLSVGEFRNWLLSTEVGGEQLAALAPGLTPEMVAAVSKLMRLQDLVLVGRKCRVVTRFRNTIGLEGRLSTRLQPNHPTDNPTGIAASILDGLLYASGDAVIGINPATDNTATVVTLLKMLDEIIQRYEIPTQSCVLTHVTTAIEAIERGAPTDLVFQSIAGTEAANRGFGIDLALLKEGREAALSQGRGTLGDNVMYFETGQGSALSADAHHGIDQQTLEARTYAVAREFSPLLVNTVVGFIGPEYLFDGKQIIRAGLEDHLCGKLLGVPMGCDICYTNHAEADQDDMDTLLTLLGAAGCNFIMGIPGSDDIMLNYQTTSFHDALYARQVLGLRPAPEFEQWLAETQIYEPQRGILLKEALPKRFRHALLNADIDALDE, via the coding sequence ATGAGCGCCTACTACATCGACATCGCCGGACGGCGCTACCACTTCGACAGCCTCGGCGCGCTGATGGCCGCGGCAAGCCCAAGGCGTTCAGGCGACGAGCTCGCCGGCATCGGGGCGCGCAGCGCCGAGGAGCGCGTCGCCGCTCAGCTCCGGCTGGCCGACCTTCCTCTCTCACTCTTCCTCGAGGAGCCGCTGATCCCCTACGAGGAGGATGAGATCACCCGGTTGATCCTCGATCGTCATGACAAGGCGGCCTTCGCGCCAGTGGCGGGACTCAGCGTCGGCGAATTTCGCAACTGGCTGCTGTCGACCGAGGTCGGGGGCGAGCAGCTCGCCGCACTCGCTCCTGGCCTGACACCGGAAATGGTCGCCGCGGTGTCGAAGCTCATGCGCCTGCAGGATCTGGTACTGGTGGGGCGCAAGTGCCGCGTGGTGACGCGTTTTCGCAATACCATCGGTCTCGAAGGTCGGCTCTCCACGCGACTGCAACCCAATCACCCGACCGACAACCCCACCGGCATCGCTGCCAGCATTCTCGATGGCCTGCTCTACGCCAGTGGCGATGCGGTGATCGGTATCAACCCGGCCACCGACAATACCGCCACGGTGGTCACCCTGCTCAAGATGCTCGACGAAATCATCCAGCGCTACGAGATTCCCACTCAGAGTTGCGTGCTGACCCATGTCACCACTGCCATCGAAGCGATCGAGCGCGGTGCTCCCACCGACCTGGTGTTCCAATCGATCGCCGGCACCGAGGCCGCCAACCGCGGCTTCGGCATCGATCTCGCGCTATTGAAGGAGGGGCGCGAGGCGGCGCTGTCACAGGGGCGCGGCACGCTTGGCGACAACGTCATGTACTTCGAGACCGGCCAGGGCAGCGCGCTCTCGGCAGATGCCCACCATGGCATCGATCAGCAGACGCTGGAGGCGCGCACCTACGCCGTGGCCCGCGAGTTTTCGCCGCTGCTGGTCAATACCGTGGTCGGCTTCATCGGCCCGGAGTATCTCTTCGATGGCAAGCAGATCATCCGCGCCGGGCTCGAGGATCACCTCTGCGGCAAGCTGCTCGGCGTGCCCATGGGCTGCGACATCTGCTACACCAACCACGCCGAAGCCGACCAGGACGACATGGATACGTTGCTGACACTGCTTGGCGCGGCCGGCTGCAACTTCATCATGGGCATTCCCGGCTCCGACGATATCATGCTCAACTACCAGACCACCTCGTTTCACGATGCCCTCTATGCGCGTCAGGTGCTCGGCCTGCGCCCCGCCCCCGAGTTCGAGCAGTGGCTGGCCGAGACGCAGATCTACGAGCCGCAGCGGGGCATTCTCTTGAAGGAAGCGTTGCCGAAGCGCTTTCGCCATGCCCTGCTGAACGCGGATATCGATGCCCTCGACGAATGA
- a CDS encoding M20 family metallopeptidase, translating into MDALTREVCDWLTGQRAAMTECLKTLVNIDSNSHDKAGNDAVADTITGWLEADGIAIKRHVRPESGNILEARVEGAPGEHVLLMGHRDTVFPTGTVARRGYRQQGELAFGPGVADMKAGLVLNCFVLRALKRLPNLPFSVCALFTADEEIGSPDGRAFIQAAAKGARAVFNAEPGRISGNVVTARKGGAGFLIEVTGKAAHSGVSHGDGASAIEALARKIVKLHALTDYAEGVTANVGVIEGGVSRNTVAPSAMAQLDVRFVTNPQRERLFAAIEEIVNEVEVPGTSARLTQSSGFLPMEEAMSRELFGRYRRQAERLGFAVEGEFTGGCSDAGFTASLGVATLCGTGPVGGKMHTDEEFCQLDTLVPRAQALAATLLELGEAPRPFEENRDHAVS; encoded by the coding sequence ATGGATGCGCTGACACGCGAGGTGTGTGACTGGCTGACCGGGCAGCGGGCGGCGATGACCGAGTGTCTGAAAACATTGGTGAACATCGATTCCAACAGCCACGACAAGGCCGGCAACGATGCCGTGGCGGATACCATCACAGGCTGGCTCGAAGCGGATGGCATTGCGATAAAGCGCCATGTGCGGCCGGAGTCCGGGAATATCCTCGAAGCCCGGGTGGAGGGGGCGCCAGGAGAGCATGTATTGCTGATGGGTCATCGCGACACGGTCTTTCCCACCGGTACCGTGGCGAGGCGAGGATACCGGCAGCAGGGCGAGCTGGCCTTCGGCCCGGGTGTGGCCGACATGAAGGCGGGACTGGTGCTCAACTGTTTCGTACTGCGCGCACTCAAGCGGTTACCCAATCTCCCCTTCTCCGTGTGCGCCTTGTTTACCGCCGACGAGGAGATCGGTTCGCCGGATGGGCGCGCCTTCATTCAGGCAGCGGCCAAGGGCGCGCGGGCGGTATTCAATGCCGAGCCCGGGCGAATCAGCGGTAACGTGGTTACCGCACGCAAGGGCGGGGCGGGATTTCTCATCGAGGTGACCGGCAAGGCGGCTCACTCCGGCGTCAGCCATGGCGATGGCGCCAGTGCCATCGAGGCGCTGGCGCGCAAGATCGTCAAGCTGCATGCCTTGACCGACTATGCCGAAGGGGTGACCGCCAACGTGGGGGTGATCGAGGGTGGCGTTTCGCGCAATACCGTGGCCCCAAGTGCCATGGCGCAGCTGGACGTGCGCTTCGTGACCAATCCCCAGCGTGAGCGGCTGTTCGCCGCGATCGAGGAGATCGTCAATGAGGTCGAGGTGCCCGGCACCTCGGCCCGCCTCACTCAGAGTTCCGGCTTCCTGCCGATGGAGGAGGCGATGAGCCGAGAGCTCTTCGGCCGCTATCGCCGTCAGGCCGAACGCCTCGGCTTTGCGGTCGAAGGCGAGTTCACCGGCGGCTGCTCGGATGCCGGCTTCACCGCAAGCCTGGGTGTTGCCACGCTATGCGGCACCGGCCCGGTGGGCGGCAAGATGCATACCGACGAGGAGTTCTGCCAGCTCGACACCCTGGTGCCCCGTGCCCAGGCGCTCGCCGCGACACTGCTCGAGCTGGGCGAGGCACCGCGGCCGTTCGAGGAAAATCGCGATCATGCTGTTAGCTAG
- a CDS encoding SDR family oxidoreductase, which yields MSTVLITGANRGVGLALAQHYHQAGWKVIGVCRSPSSELADIAERVIDDIDITQEAQVARLAAELDGSALDLLINNAGLLRDESLGELNFDSIREQMEINAYGPLRVTEALLPLVAKGGKIANITSRMGSIADNDSGGRYGYRASKAALNAFGRSLAMDLKPRGIAVAQLHPGFVKTRMVNFGGQISPEEAAAGIAARIEELTLENSGSFWHSNGETLPW from the coding sequence ATGTCTACGGTTCTGATTACCGGCGCCAACCGCGGCGTCGGCCTGGCGCTGGCGCAGCACTATCATCAGGCGGGCTGGAAGGTGATCGGCGTATGCCGCTCCCCCTCAAGCGAGCTTGCCGACATTGCTGAGAGGGTGATCGACGATATCGATATCACTCAAGAGGCACAGGTGGCGCGATTGGCCGCCGAGCTCGATGGCTCTGCACTGGACCTGCTGATCAATAACGCCGGCCTGCTGCGTGACGAATCCCTGGGTGAGTTGAACTTCGACTCCATCCGCGAGCAGATGGAGATCAACGCCTATGGGCCACTGCGGGTGACGGAGGCGCTGCTACCCTTGGTCGCCAAAGGCGGCAAGATTGCCAACATCACCAGCCGCATGGGCTCGATTGCCGACAACGACTCTGGGGGACGCTATGGCTATCGCGCCTCCAAGGCTGCGCTCAATGCCTTCGGCAGATCGCTTGCGATGGATCTCAAGCCGCGCGGTATCGCCGTGGCCCAGTTGCACCCCGGCTTCGTCAAGACACGCATGGTCAACTTTGGTGGCCAGATCAGCCCTGAAGAGGCCGCTGCAGGTATCGCCGCACGCATCGAGGAGCTGACCCTCGAGAACAGTGGCAGCTTCTGGCATAGCAACGGCGAGACATTGCCCTGGTAA
- the phnE gene encoding phosphonate ABC transporter, permease protein PhnE yields the protein MPVSTTTQGQPLWRLRTTRSQWLGYLAWLAGISLFLLCWKVISDNTMWVFVEDAGRQGGDLISRMLPPQWRYAHRLWKPMWDTLNIATLGTALGILMAFPVAFLAARNTSPHPLVRSVALMIIVSSRSINSLIWAMLLVTILGPGVLAGIIAIALRSIGFVGKLLYEAIEEIHPTPVEAISATGAGRMQVMSYAVLPQILPAFAGISVYRWDINIRESTVLGLVGAGGIGLQLNAAINSLAWNQVSVIFLMIFVTVLVSEWISARVRHAII from the coding sequence ATGCCCGTTTCCACCACTACGCAGGGCCAGCCGCTCTGGCGTCTGCGTACCACCCGCTCCCAGTGGCTCGGCTATCTCGCCTGGCTAGCCGGCATCAGCCTGTTTCTGCTGTGCTGGAAGGTGATCTCCGACAATACCATGTGGGTGTTCGTCGAGGACGCCGGGCGCCAGGGCGGCGACCTGATCAGCCGAATGCTGCCGCCGCAGTGGCGCTATGCCCACCGCCTGTGGAAGCCGATGTGGGACACCCTCAACATCGCCACCCTGGGCACGGCGCTGGGCATCCTGATGGCTTTTCCGGTGGCGTTCCTGGCCGCGCGCAACACCTCGCCGCATCCGCTGGTCAGAAGTGTGGCGCTGATGATCATCGTCTCGTCGCGCTCGATCAACTCGTTGATCTGGGCGATGCTGCTGGTGACCATCCTCGGCCCCGGGGTGCTGGCCGGCATCATCGCCATCGCCCTGCGCTCGATCGGCTTCGTCGGCAAGCTACTTTATGAAGCGATCGAGGAGATCCATCCCACCCCGGTGGAGGCGATCAGCGCGACCGGCGCCGGCAGGATGCAGGTGATGAGCTACGCCGTGCTGCCGCAGATTCTACCCGCCTTCGCCGGCATCAGCGTCTACCGCTGGGATATCAATATCCGCGAATCCACGGTACTGGGACTGGTGGGGGCCGGCGGCATCGGCCTGCAGCTCAATGCCGCCATCAACAGCCTGGCGTGGAACCAGGTCAGCGTGATCTTCCTGATGATCTTCGTCACCGTGCTGGTGTCGGAGTGGATCTCGGCCCGGGTACGTCACGCGATCATCTGA
- the phnE gene encoding phosphonate ABC transporter, permease protein PhnE, with product MSRMALASRGEWRRRPFIADPRLRWALVIGLMLYLVLALASVQVNWARFTEGASRGLNFLAAFTQPDFVSRRGDILNGLLESLTMTLTSTVIGVALAIPVGLGAARNIAPLPIYFVCRGIISVSRTFQEVIIAILFVVMFGFGPLAGMITLAFATIGFMAKLLAEDIEDIDWRQVEAIRATGASWWQTMNHAVQPQVMPRLIGLSMYRLDINFRESAVIGIVGAGGIGATLNTSISRYEYDTSAAILLIIIAIVLLCEYSSSHVRRWTQ from the coding sequence ATGAGTCGCATGGCATTGGCAAGCCGGGGAGAGTGGCGGCGCCGGCCGTTTATCGCCGACCCCCGCCTGCGCTGGGCCCTGGTCATCGGCCTGATGCTCTATCTGGTGCTGGCGCTGGCCAGCGTGCAGGTCAACTGGGCACGCTTCACCGAGGGCGCCAGCCGTGGGCTCAACTTCCTGGCCGCCTTCACCCAGCCAGACTTCGTCAGCCGCCGGGGCGACATCCTCAACGGCCTACTCGAGAGCCTGACCATGACGCTGACCTCCACGGTGATCGGAGTGGCACTGGCGATTCCCGTGGGGCTGGGGGCGGCACGCAATATCGCGCCGCTGCCGATCTACTTCGTGTGTCGCGGCATCATCAGCGTCTCGCGCACCTTCCAAGAGGTGATCATCGCGATCCTGTTCGTGGTGATGTTCGGCTTCGGCCCGCTGGCCGGCATGATCACCCTGGCCTTCGCCACCATCGGCTTCATGGCCAAGCTGCTGGCCGAGGATATCGAGGATATCGACTGGCGGCAGGTGGAGGCGATCCGCGCCACCGGCGCGAGCTGGTGGCAGACCATGAACCATGCCGTACAACCTCAGGTGATGCCACGCCTGATCGGGCTGTCCATGTACCGGCTGGATATCAACTTTCGCGAGTCGGCGGTGATCGGCATCGTCGGCGCGGGCGGCATCGGCGCCACGCTCAACACCTCGATCAGCCGCTACGAGTACGACACCTCGGCGGCGATCCTGCTGATCATCATCGCCATCGTGCTGCTCTGCGAATACTCATCCAGCCATGTGCGCCGCTGGACTCAGTAA
- the phnC gene encoding phosphonate ABC transporter ATP-binding protein, producing MLTLSGVCKRYPTGDSALSNIELTLPRGQVMALIGPSGAGKSTLIRCVNRLVEPTSGSIRLEETELTALSGRRLREARRGMGMIFQEYALVDRLSVMENVLSGRLGYVGFWRSFLRRYPADDVAEAFRLLERVGLPHALDKRADALSGGQRQRVGIARALLQSPKLLLVDEPTASLDPKTSRQIMRLIRELCAERDLAAIINIHDVALARQFADRIVGLRAGEIVFDGRPDALDADTLTTIYGEEEWDTQAEPTAPERNTTDGLERKVTTLAPALASGGAR from the coding sequence ATGCTGACCCTGTCCGGCGTCTGCAAGCGTTACCCCACCGGGGATAGCGCACTTAGCAATATCGAGCTGACCCTGCCGCGCGGCCAGGTCATGGCATTGATCGGCCCCTCCGGGGCCGGCAAGAGCACCCTGATCCGCTGCGTCAACCGCCTGGTGGAGCCCACCTCGGGCAGCATCCGTCTGGAGGAGACCGAGCTGACCGCCCTCTCCGGGCGGCGGCTGCGCGAGGCACGCCGTGGCATGGGCATGATCTTCCAGGAGTATGCGCTGGTCGATCGCCTGAGCGTGATGGAGAACGTGCTCTCCGGGCGGCTCGGTTACGTGGGCTTCTGGCGCAGCTTCCTGCGGCGCTATCCTGCCGATGACGTGGCCGAGGCCTTCCGCCTGCTGGAGCGTGTGGGCCTGCCCCATGCACTCGACAAGCGGGCCGATGCGCTCTCCGGTGGCCAGCGCCAGCGGGTCGGCATCGCCCGTGCCCTGCTGCAGAGCCCCAAGCTGCTGCTGGTCGACGAGCCCACCGCGAGCCTCGACCCCAAGACCTCTCGCCAGATCATGCGTCTGATTCGCGAGCTGTGCGCCGAGCGCGACCTGGCGGCGATCATCAATATCCACGACGTGGCACTGGCCCGCCAGTTCGCCGACCGCATCGTCGGTCTGCGTGCCGGTGAGATCGTCTTCGATGGTCGCCCCGACGCGCTAGACGCCGACACGCTCACCACCATCTACGGCGAGGAGGAGTGGGATACCCAGGCCGAGCCGACCGCCCCGGAGCGCAACACGACTGACGGCCTAGAGCGCAAGGTGACGACGCTCGCGCCAGCGCTGGCCAGTGGAGGCGCGAGATGA
- the phnD gene encoding phosphate/phosphite/phosphonate ABC transporter substrate-binding protein: MSRTSSLSTKLLGATLVGTFAVGALQAHAELASRFTDANGDMVADVPEDESQWLDPSTLVFAYTPVEDPAVYAEVWADFLAHMEEATGKRVQFFPVQSNAAQLEAMRAGRLHVAGFNTGSNPMAVNCVGFVPFAMMASDDGSFGYEMEIITYPGSGIDSMEALAGRNMAFTSPTSNSGFKAPSALLTSEFGLVPDEDFETAFSGSHDNSILGVVNRDYDAAAIANSVAHRMVSRGVVNEGDYEVLYTSQTFPTTGYGHVYNLHPELAEKVRDAFFSYDWEGGALQAEFANSGESQFIPITYQEHWEVIRTIDEANGVTYDCE, translated from the coding sequence ATGTCCCGCACTTCCTCCCTTTCCACCAAGCTGCTGGGTGCCACCCTCGTTGGCACCTTCGCCGTTGGCGCCCTTCAGGCCCATGCCGAGCTGGCGTCACGTTTCACCGATGCCAATGGCGACATGGTCGCCGACGTCCCCGAAGACGAGTCGCAGTGGCTCGATCCCAGCACCCTGGTGTTCGCCTACACCCCGGTGGAGGATCCGGCAGTCTATGCCGAGGTGTGGGCCGATTTCCTGGCGCATATGGAAGAGGCAACCGGCAAGCGCGTGCAGTTCTTCCCGGTGCAGTCCAACGCCGCCCAGCTCGAGGCGATGCGCGCAGGGCGTCTGCACGTGGCGGGCTTCAATACCGGCTCCAACCCGATGGCGGTCAACTGCGTGGGCTTCGTGCCCTTCGCCATGATGGCAAGCGACGATGGCAGCTTCGGCTACGAGATGGAGATCATCACCTATCCGGGCAGCGGCATCGATTCAATGGAAGCACTGGCCGGACGCAACATGGCCTTCACCTCGCCGACCTCCAACTCCGGCTTCAAAGCCCCCTCCGCCCTGCTCACTAGCGAGTTCGGCCTGGTACCGGACGAGGATTTCGAGACCGCCTTCTCCGGCTCACATGACAACTCGATCCTCGGCGTGGTCAACCGCGACTACGATGCCGCCGCCATCGCCAACTCGGTGGCCCATCGCATGGTCTCCCGGGGCGTGGTCAACGAGGGCGACTATGAGGTGCTCTACACCTCACAGACCTTCCCCACCACCGGCTATGGCCACGTCTACAACCTCCACCCGGAACTCGCCGAAAAGGTACGTGACGCCTTCTTCTCCTACGACTGGGAAGGCGGTGCCCTGCAGGCGGAGTTCGCCAACTCCGGGGAGTCGCAGTTCATTCCCATCACCTATCAGGAGCACTGGGAAGTGATCCGCACCATCGACGAAGCCAACGGCGTGACCTACGACTGCGAATGA
- the thiE gene encoding thiamine phosphate synthase, with protein MRPDLTLYLVTDPQLCAQRGLEETVLAAVRGGVTLVQLRDKQASDAELTDQARRLKAVLAGSGVPLIINDRLAVALASGADGLHIGQGDGDVAAARDALGPQAILGLSAQTLAQMARLDSAALDYLGLGPVFATRTKRDHAEPLGFDGLATLAAASPLPAVAIGGLQANHMAQLRDAGVQGAAVVSAICGQDDPEAAARAFLSR; from the coding sequence ATGCGACCTGACCTGACCCTTTACCTCGTCACCGACCCCCAGCTGTGCGCCCAACGCGGCCTGGAGGAGACGGTACTCGCTGCCGTACGCGGTGGCGTGACGCTGGTACAGCTGCGCGACAAGCAGGCCAGCGACGCCGAGCTGACCGACCAGGCCCGCCGGCTCAAGGCAGTATTGGCGGGAAGCGGCGTACCGCTGATCATCAACGATCGTCTCGCGGTGGCGCTGGCCAGCGGCGCCGATGGCCTGCATATCGGCCAAGGTGACGGTGACGTGGCGGCCGCGCGCGATGCCCTCGGCCCCCAGGCGATACTCGGCCTCTCGGCACAGACACTCGCCCAAATGGCACGCCTCGACTCCGCTGCCCTCGACTACCTCGGGCTGGGCCCGGTCTTCGCCACACGCACCAAGCGCGATCATGCCGAGCCCCTGGGCTTCGATGGCCTCGCCACGCTGGCCGCCGCCAGCCCACTGCCGGCGGTAGCCATCGGTGGCCTTCAGGCCAACCATATGGCTCAGCTACGCGATGCCGGGGTACAGGGTGCCGCTGTGGTCTCGGCGATCTGTGGACAGGACGATCCCGAGGCGGCGGCGCGCGCCTTCCTGTCGCGCTAG